GCTTTCCTTGGCAGGGGAAGCAGGGCTATAATCGGCGGCCTGGCTTGTCGAAAACCTTTTGCGCGCTCTGCTCGCGGCCTTACCTTGGAGATGCAACATGCGGCGGATTCTGTGGATGGCGGTCTGGATGGGCTCTGTGGTGCTGCTGGCGCCGGCGGTTCGCGCCGACGAGCCCGCGGCGGGAAAGCAGACGCCCGCGGAGTTCACTCAGGAGATTATGGTGAAATACCAGTTATTCCTGCCGAAGGACTACGCGGACTCGGACAAGAAATTCCCGCTGATGTTGTTCCTGCATGGTGCAGGCGAATCGGGCAATGATTTGGAAATCGTGAAGAAGCATGGACCGCCGAAGCTCGTCGACGGCAAGCCTGACTTTCCGTTCATCGTCGTTTCGCCCCAGTGCGCGGTGCGACCCTGGCGGGTTGACCAGTTGAATGCGCTACTCGACGACATCATCGCCAAGTATCGCGTCGACACCGATCGCGTGTATCTCACCGGGCTCAGCATGGGTGGCTACGGCACCTGGGCCCTGGCGGCGGAGCACCCTGAGCGGTTCGCGGCGATCGTGCCGATTTGCGGCGGCGGCAATCCCGCCACGGCGTCCAAGTTGAAGGACATTCCGATCTGGGTCTTCCATGGCGCGAAGGACGACGCCGTGCCGTTGTCCCGCTCCGAGGAAATGGTCGCCGCACTCAAAGCCGCGGGCAGCGAGCCGAAGTTCACGATCTACCCGGACGCCGGGCACGACTCGTGGACGGAGACGTACAACAACGAAGATTTGTATAAGTGGCTGCTGGAGCAGTCGCTGGCGAATCGCAAGAAGTAGCCCGCGCGGAGGGAGAAGGCCGGAAATCGCCGGCCTTTTTCCCGGCAAATTGTTGCACCGCGACTTGGTGCGCAGGATAATGGCGGCGCGGCGTTCCATGGGGACGTCGCGCCGTCTCACTTTTCCGGATGCGCATTCGCGCCATGAACACTATGATTCGCACCACATTGATCGCTTCGTTCGTGTTCGCACTCCTGATCACGCCGCCGGCATCGGCGGCCTTGATCGCCTACGAGCCATTTGACGATGCGCCGGTGGGGAGTGACGTGCAGGGCAAGGCCGGCGGCCTGGGCTTTAGCGGCGGATGGCGCGCCGGTGGCTTTAACGCGTCGATCAGCAATAATTTCGATATCGCCAACGGGTCGCCGACGTTCGGCAATCTTTTGCGCGAGGGCAATTCCGTCAGCACGCCTGCCGTGGGCGCGATTTCCGGGATCACGCGCGACCTCGCCAGCCCGCTGGGCCAAGCGGACTCTACGGTTTACCTGAGCTTTCTGATCCAGCCGCAGGGCGCCTTGCACG
The Planctomycetia bacterium DNA segment above includes these coding regions:
- a CDS encoding prolyl oligopeptidase family serine peptidase, translating into MVKYQLFLPKDYADSDKKFPLMLFLHGAGESGNDLEIVKKHGPPKLVDGKPDFPFIVVSPQCAVRPWRVDQLNALLDDIIAKYRVDTDRVYLTGLSMGGYGTWALAAEHPERFAAIVPICGGGNPATASKLKDIPIWVFHGAKDDAVPLSRSEEMVAALKAAGSEPKFTIYPDAGHDSWTETYNNEDLYKWLLEQSLANRKK